Proteins encoded within one genomic window of Naumovozyma dairenensis CBS 421 chromosome 6, complete genome:
- the STD1 gene encoding Std1p (similar to Saccharomyces cerevisiae MTH1 (YDR277C) and STD1 (YOR047C); ancestral locus Anc_5.644) — MFVSPPPATSTVQILQMKHSKRNKSGSNLEQGSHYRNDIENNINSNHLSSIPEENNYYNNASHNGSSSTVESQGYLIQQQQQNQMNLSANSRKNKTNFVSAPPEYADRARLEIRKRLLPSHNKKSIPTNNTTNHNSDNHPRSSISTGTISNNSSIQDNHSLVSDNASSYQSSIFSHPSTVVTETTNDSLPIIPKYVTEITLEDALPKTFYDMYPPEVLMSDPSNLFYNGRPKFTKRELLDWDLNDIRSLLIVEKLRPEWGNQLPTIIATNGMNVPQFRLQLLPLRSMDNFIIKTLVESDLYLEANLDYEFKVTSAKYTVASARKRHEQITGLNEPIMNLSKPEWRNIIENYLLNIAVEAQCRFDFKQRCSEFKKWKLQQSNLKKPDMPPPSLIPRGSSSSAGKGNGINPSSNNLLKKALMKNMQMKNLGNGQEQQPSINKSMEQQNVKISLTKEEKANIWSHCQAQVYQRLGLDWQPDGVLS; from the coding sequence ATGTTTGTTTCACCTCCTCCTGCTACCTCAACTGTTCAGATACTACAGATGAAACATTCTAAACGGAACAAATCTGGTTCCAACCTTGAACAGGGATCCCATTATAGAAATGATATAGAAAATAACATTAATAGTAATCATTTGAGTTCTATACCAGAGGAAAATAACTACTATAATAATGCGTCACATAATGGCTCTAGTTCAACGGTAGAGTCCCAAGGATATTTaatacaacaacagcaacagaATCAAATGAACTTAAGCGCTAACAGTAGAAAgaataaaacaaattttGTTAGTGCTCCACCTGAATATGCTGATAGAGCTAGGTTAGAAATTAGAAAGAGATTATTACCTTCTCataataagaaatcaattCCAACTAATAATACCACGAACCACAATAGTGATAACCATCCAAGATCTTCTATATCAACCGGTACAATCAGTAACAATAGTAGTATTCAAGATAATCATAGTCTTGTATCAGATAATGCATCATCGTATCAATCAAGTATATTTTCACACCCCTCTACGGTAGTTACAGAAACAACGAATGATAGTCTTCCGATAATACCTAAATACGTCACAGAAATAACACTGGAGGATGCATTACCCAAAACATTCTATGATATGTATCCTCCTGAAGTATTAATGTCAGATCCCTCAAACCTTTTTTATAATGGTAGACCCAAATTCACAAAGAgagaattattagattgGGATTTGAATGATATAAGATCGTTATTAAtcgttgaaaaattaagacCCGAATGGGGAAATCAATTACCAACTATAATAGCCACAAATGGGATGAATGTCCCACAATTTAGGTTACAATTACTGCCGTTAAGATCGATGGATAAtttcataataaaaacTTTAGTGGAATCAGACCTTTATTTAGAAGCTAACTTAGATTATGAGTTCAAAGTAACTAGTGCAAAGTATACAGTTGCATCCGCTAGGAAAAGACATGAACAAATTACTGGACTAAATGAAccaataatgaatttatctAAACCAGAATggagaaatattattgaaaattatcTATTAAATATTGCTGTGGAAGCTCAATGTagatttgatttcaaaCAAAGATGTTcagaatttaaaaaatggaaattgCAGCAatccaatttgaaaaaaccAGACATGCCACCACCAAGTTTAATACCGCGtggttcatcatcatcagctGGTAAAGGCAATGGTATTAATCCTTCaagtaataatttattaaagaaggCCTTAATGAAGAACATGCAAATGAAGAACCTTGGTAATGgacaagaacaacaacctTCCATTAACAAATCAATGGAACAGCAAAATGTTAAGATATCACTAacaaaggaagaaaagGCAAATATATGGTCACATTGTCAGGCACAAGTGTACCAAAGATTAGGGCTAGATTGGCAACCTGACGGTGTTTTAAGCTAG
- the DBP5 gene encoding ATP-dependent RNA helicase DBP5 (similar to Saccharomyces cerevisiae DBP5 (YOR046C); ancestral locus Anc_5.643) has translation MKFQKPSKIQERALPLLLHNPPRNMIAQSQSGTGKTGAFSLTMLSRVDVNEPNVTQAICLAPSRELARQTLEVVQEMGKFTKITSQLIVPDSFERGQKVTAQILVGTPGSLLDLMRKKLIELSKIKIFVLDEADNMLDKQGLGDQCIRVKKFLPKSTQLVLFSATFDDAVRKYARSIVPDADVLELKRNEVNVDAIKQLYMDCKDENHKYEVLCELYGLLTIGSSIIFVAKKQTANLLYGKLRKEGHTVSILHSDLQTSDRDRLIDEFREGKSKVLITTNVLARGIDIPTVSMVVNYDLPTTKTGEPDPATYIHRIGRTGRFGRKGVAISFVHDKKSFSILAAIQKIYDDMEMTRVPTDDVGWKWRSIKLKKLLKD, from the coding sequence ATGAAGTTTCAAAAACCATCTAAGATTCAAGAACGTGCATTACCCCTATTATTGCATAATCCACCACGTAATATGATTGCGCAATCTCAATCAGGTACGGGGAAGACAGGTGCCTTTTCGTTAACTATGTTAAGTCGTGTTGATGTTAACGAACCAAATGTGACTCAGGCTATTTGTTTAGCTCCATCTAGAGAATTGGCTAGACAAACTTTAGAGGTGGTTCAAGAAATGGGTAAATTTACAAAGATTACTTCTCAATTGATTGTCCCAGATTCGTTTGAAAGAGGTCAAAAGGTTACAGCACAGATCCTTGTCGGTACACCTGGTAGTCTGTTGGATTTAATGCGTaagaaattgattgaattaTCTAAGATTAAAATTTTCGTTTTAGATGAGGCCGATAATATGTTGGATAAACAAGGGTTAGGTGATCAATGTATTCGTGTTAAGAAATTCTTACCTAAATCTACTCAATTGGTTCTATTTAGTGCCACATTTGATGATGCAGTAAGGAAATATGCTAGGAGTATTGTTCCTGATGCTGATGTTTTGGAATTGAAGAGAAATGAAGTCAATGTGGATGCTATTAAGCAATTATATATGGATtgtaaagatgaaaatcATAAATACGAAGTTCTTTGTGAATTGTATGGGTTATTAACAATTGGATCCTCTATTATATTTGTTGCTAAGAAACAGACAGCGAACCTATTATACGGTAAATTAAGGAAAGAGGGTCATACTGTATCTATTTTGCATTCTGATTTACAAACTTCTGACAGAGATAgattaattgatgaatttagaGAGGGGAAATCGAAAGTTTTAATTACTACTAATGTGTTAGCACGTGGTATTGATATTCCCACGGTGTCTATGGTAGTTAACTATGATTtaccaacaacaaagacGGGAGAACCAGATCCAGCTACATATATTCATAGAATAGGTAGAACAGGTAGATTTGGTAGAAAGGGGGTTGCCATATCATTTGTTCATGATAAGAAATCATTCTCCATTTTGGCTGCTATACAAAAAATCTATGATGACATGGAAATGACTCGCGTACCAACAGATGACGTGGGATGGAAGTGGAGGAGTATTAAGTTAAAAAAACTACTAAAAGATTAA
- the TOM6 gene encoding Tom6p (similar to Saccharomyces cerevisiae TOM6 (YOR045W); ancestral locus Anc_5.641) — translation MSGPMFGMPGMNPTGATIGTNNGVPSNKSRFQQFKESPAFTVLLNGTLFVAGVTFIQSPLMDMLAPAL, via the coding sequence ATGTCAGGACCAATGTTTGGTATGCCAGGTATGAACCCAACAGGAGCCACTATTGGTACAAATAATGGGGTTCCAAGTAATAAATCAAGATTTCAACAATTTAAAGAATCTCCTGCTTTCACTGTTTTATTAAATGGTACCTTATTCGTTGCTGGTGTCACATTTATTCAATCTCCATTGATGGATATGTTAGCTCCAGCTCTTTAG